A part of Vicugna pacos chromosome 14, VicPac4, whole genome shotgun sequence genomic DNA contains:
- the TSC22D1 gene encoding TSC22 domain family protein 1 isoform X6 produces the protein MKSQWCRPVAMDLGVYQLRHFSISFLSSLLGTENASVRLDNSSSGASVVAIDNKIEQAMDLVKSHLMYAVREEVEVLKEQIKELIEKNSQLEQENNLLKTLASPEQLAQFQAQLQTGSPPATTQPQGTTQPPAQPASQGSGPSA, from the exons ATGAAATCCCAATGGTGTAGACCAGTGGCGATGGATCTAGGAGTTTACCAACTGAGacatttttcaatttctttcttgtCATCCTTGCTGGGGACTGAAAACGCCTCTGTGAGACTTGACAATAG CTCTTCTGGTGCGAGTGTGGTAGCTATTGACAACAAAATCGAGCAAGCTATG gATCTGGTGAAAAGCCATTTGATGTATGCGGTTAGAGAGGAGGTGGAGGTCCTCAAAGAGCAAATCAAAGAACTAATAGAGAAAAATTCCCAGCTGGAGCAGGAAAATAATCTGCTGAAGACACTGGCCAGTCCCGAGCAGCTTGCCCAGTTTCAGGCCCAGCTGCAGACTGGCTCCCCGCCTGCCACCACACAGCCACAGGGGACCACGCAGCCCCCGGCCCAGCCAGCGTCCCAGGGCTCAGGACCCAGCGCGTAG
- the TSC22D1 gene encoding TSC22 domain family protein 1 isoform X7, whose product MDLVKSHLMYAVREEVEVLKEQIKELIEKNSQLEQENNLLKTLASPEQLAQFQAQLQTGSPPATTQPQGTTQPPAQPASQGSGPSA is encoded by the exons ATG gATCTGGTGAAAAGCCATTTGATGTATGCGGTTAGAGAGGAGGTGGAGGTCCTCAAAGAGCAAATCAAAGAACTAATAGAGAAAAATTCCCAGCTGGAGCAGGAAAATAATCTGCTGAAGACACTGGCCAGTCCCGAGCAGCTTGCCCAGTTTCAGGCCCAGCTGCAGACTGGCTCCCCGCCTGCCACCACACAGCCACAGGGGACCACGCAGCCCCCGGCCCAGCCAGCGTCCCAGGGCTCAGGACCCAGCGCGTAG